In Phycisphaerae bacterium RAS2, the DNA window GGGCGGATTGGGAGGTGGTCAGCGCGGGCACGCGACCCAAGGGGGCGGTCTATCCGCCGGCGATTCGAGCGATGGCGGAGAAGGGCATCGACATCAATCGCGCGGAGAGCAAGTCAACCGGCCCGTTCATCGGCCAGAAGTTTGATTTGGTTGTAACCGTCTGCGACGACGCGGAGAAGAACTGCCCGACGTTCGCATCAGCGGCGAAGCATCTGCACTGGCCGTTTGACGATCCGCCGAAGGCGACCGGCACCGACGAACAGCGCATGCAGGTCTGCCGCCGCGTGCGCGACGAGATCGAGGCGAAAATCAAATCCTATCTCGGAAAGTAGCCGCACGATTCAGGCGATTGCAAACGCCTGCCAAGTGGGCAAGCCGTTCGAGCGCGGGATTGAACGGGAGCGGATGGGAATCGAACCCACCCGGCACTGCGATGCAGCGCCGCAACGGCTTTGAAGACCGCGAGGGCCACCAGGCACCCGGACGCTCCCGAATGAAGTCAGAAGTGCGAATGGCGAATTGCGAAATGGGCGCAGGGAACAGGCCTTTCGCACGTCGCTATTCTTAACTCGCTATTCTCCTTCATCCTCCTGCCGGGCCGGCTGAAGCGCCCGGTTCAGTCATCGCCCGCGGGTCGAGCAG includes these proteins:
- the arsC2 gene encoding Arsenate-mycothiol transferase ArsC2 codes for the protein MVIQRTLQIGLGFIACGLWLMAAGCGPRESGGAVTESAGQGGGMKRVIILCTGNSCRSQMAEAFWRKHGGADWEVVSAGTRPKGAVYPPAIRAMAEKGIDINRAESKSTGPFIGQKFDLVVTVCDDAEKNCPTFASAAKHLHWPFDDPPKATGTDEQRMQVCRRVRDEIEAKIKSYLGK